In the genome of Photobacterium sp. TY1-4, one region contains:
- a CDS encoding chemotaxis protein: MGGGGKSSSKNTTTTTNTSGQNAIGGDNLGVAVSGVNNSNVNVTMTDHGAMEAATELGELALTSNTEVSKAALDMGEHAIDASLDFGRDALDSNNKALNSAFAFGSEALQYSNEISAKAIDEVSSAHGENLQMLAGLAGNQAQQNSENLQAIKELAEVNADGGQIATTKQMTITVGLVLGFLGLLTLKG; the protein is encoded by the coding sequence ATGGGAGGCGGCGGTAAAAGTTCAAGTAAGAACACTACGACCACAACCAATACCAGCGGCCAAAACGCCATCGGTGGCGACAACCTCGGGGTAGCTGTGTCCGGCGTTAACAACTCTAACGTCAATGTCACAATGACTGACCACGGGGCGATGGAAGCCGCCACCGAGCTGGGCGAGCTGGCATTAACAAGCAACACCGAAGTCTCGAAAGCCGCGCTCGATATGGGCGAGCACGCGATTGATGCCTCGCTCGACTTTGGCCGCGATGCGCTCGACAGCAACAACAAGGCGCTGAACTCGGCGTTCGCGTTCGGCAGCGAGGCGTTGCAGTACAGCAATGAGATTTCCGCCAAGGCCATTGATGAGGTGAGCAGCGCGCACGGCGAAAACCTGCAAATGCTCGCCGGGCTGGCAGGCAATCAGGCTCAGCAGAACAGTGAAAATTTGCAGGCCATTAAAGAGCTGGCCGAGGTCAATGCCGATGGCGGGCAGATTGCGACTACCAAGCAAATGACTATCACTGTCGGGTTGGTGCTTGGGTTTCTGGGCCTATTAACGTTGAAGGGGTAA
- a CDS encoding major capsid protein P2 codes for MEIIATPFAPRPKELDPVEGVGWGNRASLRLVSGPTYHSIELVTNITDPKDIERVEVSLNGSAKVNVTGETLVKLQSHRKNYAEPGRYVLSFGDPTLRTKIGVRQTDLVTLAGEIWFIYITLKAKPAADAQGNATPAPSIRARAHVLPAQATRYYMPRIYELTWFASATGRTPFDFAERSPALNLKRIHFLDDSIDRVRVLRDSYEELNVTKADNAFDLAQSKKEQNTGWFSLDFIRYGFGADGMLNTAARSQLAFELDKNSVGSVPVIVEAVEQVNALPSKAA; via the coding sequence ATGGAAATTATCGCAACCCCGTTTGCACCACGCCCGAAAGAGCTGGACCCGGTCGAAGGCGTGGGCTGGGGCAACCGTGCCTCGCTGCGTCTGGTTTCTGGCCCGACGTATCACAGCATCGAGCTGGTCACCAACATCACCGACCCGAAAGATATTGAGCGCGTTGAAGTCTCGCTCAATGGTTCTGCAAAGGTCAACGTGACCGGCGAAACGCTGGTCAAACTGCAATCCCACCGCAAAAACTACGCTGAGCCGGGCCGCTACGTGCTGTCGTTTGGTGACCCGACGCTGCGCACCAAAATCGGTGTGCGTCAGACCGATTTGGTCACGCTGGCCGGTGAAATCTGGTTCATCTACATCACCTTGAAAGCCAAACCAGCCGCAGATGCCCAAGGCAACGCGACGCCAGCGCCGTCAATCCGTGCCCGTGCGCATGTCTTGCCAGCGCAAGCCACGCGTTACTACATGCCGCGCATCTATGAGCTGACATGGTTTGCCTCGGCGACCGGCCGTACGCCGTTCGACTTTGCCGAGCGCAGTCCGGCACTGAACCTCAAGCGGATTCACTTCCTCGATGACTCGATTGACCGGGTTCGCGTCCTGCGTGACAGCTACGAAGAGCTGAACGTCACCAAGGCCGATAACGCCTTCGATTTGGCGCAATCGAAGAAAGAGCAGAATACCGGCTGGTTTTCGCTCGACTTTATCCGCTACGGCTTCGGGGCCGACGGCATGCTGAATACCGCCGCCCGCAGCCAGCTGGCCTTTGAGCTGGATAAAAATTCCGTCGGCAGTGTGCCGGTGATTGTGGAAGCTGTGGAGCAGGTGAACGCGCTACCGTCCAAAGCCGCCTAA
- a CDS encoding KAP family NTPase has protein sequence MSEYSFENRDEFARRKIAQNLISLLSSDIDISPLVLDGGWGTGKTEFCEKLIKLWGSDEHHIIYVDAFKADHADEPLLTILAEVLKLLPDDERLPVIKKILPAIRYGLKTTIKAGIGHLLKQDTDSIADGFDKEIKQVADKAIDASVESMLKDHVKASESLDALQSTLEGLAEHKKIIFFIDELDRCKPNFAVNMLEVIKHTFNIKGVKFVLVTNLNQLKASINHCYGDSVNSEKYLDKFVKYRVTLPDKYLDGHTVVNTSLIHYRNLVERSSQLPDSLLNEGKMDVISRLIEHAKLSLREVETYVRHLETYDVLSQGGLKSQNWFLVVIRMVSIFVAVFYPTLSQELCVNRASAKDFANVLGVESFSKEVINTGYPDAHMALVFVVGFECEDSSWLNLDEDYAIKWTNHLQNIMNGDWSLSLKLVSRYISQTTLTLNLY, from the coding sequence ATGTCTGAATATTCATTCGAAAACCGTGATGAGTTCGCTAGGCGTAAAATAGCTCAGAACTTAATCTCTTTGCTTTCATCTGATATTGATATTTCACCATTAGTCCTTGATGGTGGCTGGGGTACCGGTAAAACTGAGTTTTGCGAAAAACTAATCAAACTATGGGGTTCTGATGAGCATCACATAATTTATGTGGACGCTTTTAAGGCAGACCACGCAGATGAGCCGCTACTCACAATTCTTGCGGAAGTTTTAAAACTACTTCCTGATGATGAAAGGCTACCAGTAATAAAAAAAATCCTCCCGGCTATTAGGTATGGCTTAAAGACAACCATCAAAGCAGGAATTGGTCATTTGCTAAAGCAAGATACTGATAGTATCGCAGACGGCTTTGATAAAGAAATTAAGCAAGTAGCTGACAAGGCAATAGATGCATCAGTAGAGTCAATGCTAAAAGACCATGTGAAAGCATCTGAAAGCTTGGATGCACTACAGAGCACTTTGGAAGGCTTAGCAGAACATAAAAAAATCATATTCTTCATTGACGAGCTAGATAGGTGCAAACCAAACTTTGCTGTGAATATGCTTGAAGTTATTAAGCATACATTTAACATTAAAGGCGTAAAATTTGTCTTGGTCACCAACTTAAATCAACTAAAAGCTTCTATTAACCATTGTTATGGAGATAGCGTTAATTCTGAAAAGTACTTGGATAAATTTGTAAAATATAGAGTAACATTGCCCGATAAGTACTTGGATGGCCACACTGTTGTAAATACATCTTTGATACACTACAGGAATTTAGTTGAGCGTAGCTCCCAACTTCCAGATTCTTTGTTAAATGAGGGGAAAATGGATGTTATTTCTCGCCTTATTGAACACGCTAAGTTATCACTAAGAGAAGTTGAAACCTATGTAAGGCATTTGGAAACATACGACGTGCTATCACAAGGGGGGCTAAAATCACAAAATTGGTTTTTAGTGGTTATAAGAATGGTTAGCATTTTTGTCGCGGTATTTTACCCTACACTTAGTCAGGAGCTGTGTGTAAATAGAGCTAGTGCTAAAGATTTTGCTAATGTACTAGGTGTGGAAAGTTTTTCAAAAGAAGTCATCAATACTGGCTACCCTGATGCCCATATGGCCTTAGTTTTTGTCGTAGGCTTTGAATGTGAAGACTCCAGCTGGCTAAATCTGGATGAGGATTATGCAATCAAGTGGACTAACCACCTTCAGAATATTATGAATGGCGATTGGTCTTTATCTTTGAAGTTAGTTAGTCGCTATATCTCTCAGACAACATTGACTCTAAACCTTTACTGA
- a CDS encoding ATP-binding protein, which produces MSLQPINQNNALNNHHAYVVGMSGCGKTSAAKKKFIKPTDQVAIFDPLKDYDGELAGRKVRSYPNLREFAKALYAGRKTNQGFKIAYAPDHETTEADFDKFCMVVWGAGNGKHKKPLKVICEEVAEHTNTAGKATGYHGKILRLGRKYGLHTVNMFQRGQEVSKTIIDNCQFACVMMQKADDSARYLQQKTGIPATEIVKLKKLEYILQDGKEWVKGVILW; this is translated from the coding sequence ATGAGCCTCCAACCTATCAACCAAAACAACGCATTGAATAATCATCATGCTTATGTGGTTGGTATGTCAGGCTGCGGGAAAACTTCCGCAGCCAAAAAGAAATTCATCAAACCAACCGACCAAGTGGCCATCTTTGACCCGCTCAAGGACTACGACGGCGAGCTGGCCGGGCGCAAGGTCCGCAGCTATCCCAACCTGAGAGAGTTTGCCAAGGCGCTGTATGCCGGACGCAAAACCAATCAGGGATTCAAGATTGCGTATGCCCCTGACCACGAAACCACCGAAGCCGATTTCGACAAGTTCTGCATGGTGGTCTGGGGGGCCGGGAACGGCAAACACAAAAAGCCGCTCAAAGTGATTTGCGAGGAAGTGGCCGAGCATACCAATACCGCGGGCAAAGCAACTGGCTACCATGGCAAGATTCTACGGCTGGGACGCAAGTACGGCCTGCACACCGTGAACATGTTCCAGCGCGGGCAGGAGGTGTCGAAAACCATTATCGACAACTGCCAGTTTGCCTGTGTGATGATGCAGAAGGCCGACGACAGCGCCCGCTACCTACAGCAGAAAACCGGCATTCCGGCCACAGAAATCGTCAAGCTGAAAAAGCTCGAGTACATCTTGCAGGACGGGAAAGAGTGGGTGAAGGGTGTTATTCTTTGGTGA